Part of the Acropora palmata chromosome 10, jaAcrPala1.3, whole genome shotgun sequence genome, GTATGGCGAAAAATGTGGACTCTTGTTTTCACTCAGTGATTATGGAGAGGTAAGATTTTGGATCATGCGTAGTTTATGCACccctcgaccgatatgtcggtcgacatgTCGACCGAGATATTGGTCGACGTATCAACCGATGCTCGACTGATATGTCGGTTGACATATTGACCGACTCTCGGCTGATGTGTCGATCGAGATGTATCAGTCGACATATCCGTCGATGCTCGACCGACACATCGACCAATATGCAGTTGAGGGGTGCGCAAACTACACATGATCCAAGACTTTTTCCTATACCAGACAAGCACAGTACCTTTTTCCCCTAATATCTAGTACAATATGCAGGGGTTCAGCGTGTTAGAAGAGCTTTTCAAGTTTCCTCAAAAGGATCAGTAGAGAAAACCTCAAGCAATTAGTCTGATCCTTGAGATTCAAACTGGGAATATTGATTCTAGTGCAGAAATACTGGGATCTTGACAACAGTCCTTCAGAATCTCAATTATTGAGCTAAACATTCTTGGCATAGGGAGAAGAGAAGATTctctaaaaaaaatgcagtgaTATTTGGATGGTTTTGTTTATTGGATTGCAATAAGATATTTGATTTTCTCTTAGGGTTATGTATTCAGCGTGAAGGCTTTGCGGAAAATTGGTCCAGGGTTACCAATGAAAGTAagcattgttatttttttgtttgtttttggagGCATGAATGGTCATTCccaattcaaagaaaaaagtgaatCCTTAAGAACCTCTGGCCATTTCTGAGTCATAATGTCATGTCATAATGGGACCACATTGCTATAAACCATGGAAATTATTAATTTGCCACAAATTTATGAGATAGGGAAGGAAGTCCATGATCTGCAGAGTTTGTAATGTATTACATGCTATATATAGAggtaatttttcaaaggagtgactaaaagaaaaactgtgtCTTGAGAATTGCATGCATATagattaattttcttcatttgatggtgaatttttgtcattgtaGGCTGTGGTTGATATTCTTAGAAATGCATCTAAGGTATGacttataatttattatgataATATCTTTATccttgatcatgaatttcaaGCTTCGTGCTTATCAACCCAAGGATCTCCATACTTCCTTTCcttggaaaaaagaaagatccTACAAACAGGCCAAGTTGTCACAATCTCTACTTTAATTGTTcattttgctgttcatttgtAGGCTTGTGTGGTTAAAAGAAAGTTCAAAAAAGCAGAACTTCTTATAAAGCAGGCCATGTTTTTAGCCAAGTAAGGACATGAGTGAATTCTTCTTATGATGGTTGTTACTCtagtaacaaaattattgttgttatacAAAATTTAGATCCTCTGATTGATAACTAGTTGTATGTGCGAATAAAAATGAAGGCAGTGACCTCATCatgtttcataatttttagAAAACACTTTGGATGTGATCACCCAAAATATGCAGACACTTTGATAGACTATGGATATTATCTTCTGAATGTTGATGCCATCCATCTTTCTGTAAAAGTTTACAAAGTAAGTGTTGTGCTGAATTAAAGCTGATGGTATTTTGTAATGCTACCCCTTTGTCTCGGACttgcatgcatttttcaaatagtATTTTGCACctttcttaataataataataataataataataataataataataataataataataaatattattgtttatttagtgTGGCAAGAACAGAATAAATAACTAACAATAACTGAAAGTTAGAATTTTTAACAACTAGAAACAACAACACTCTGTGACAGCTTAACTTACAGTTGTTATAAGGAAGGAAGGGTTTAGTTTCTAAGGAACCTGTGGTACCGTCTTGCTGAGGTGAAACCAAAAAACTTggtttatcaaatgagttgatattagggtcaaattaccGTCTCAATAAGATAACAAAGGTGATATTTGGGGCATTAACCCTTTGTCATAAATGCCCTTATATCAGCTTTGTTATCCTTTTTCTGTGGTAATTTGAATCTTATCAACTTGCTTGGTTGAccatattttttgtttttttgaaaaggaagTGATTGGGTGGTTTTCAAGCAGCAAGTATCATTCCTTTTTAGGAAGCTTTTCGTACTCGACTTTGTGTATTTGGTTACAACAACTTGCATGTAGCAACAGCTCATGAGGATCTTGGTTATGCCTTGTATGTCCATGAATATAGCACAGGGAACTTTGATGAAGCCAGGTGAGGTACTTCAAGGAACTGATATTCACTGagattcaatttgaaaaatatcaggtGGTTGTTTGAATTAATGTTAATTTGTTGTTCAGATATCATGCTGAGAGGGCCATTAGTATCATAACCAATTTATTTCCTGATGACCATCTTCTGCTTGCTTCTTCAAAGAGAGTGAAAGGTAATGATATTGTGTCTTAAATTTAGCACTAGAccacaaatattattttagaaaaaagTAAGCCACTTCCTGAAACTACAGAAACCAATGCATGCTTtccatttattattaattattttttgagcCTTGTccttttgattggtcaatagattaTGTACATGTATATTTTCTTTCAGCCTTGATTTTGGAAGAAATAGCAATTGACAACCCAATCCgtcaaaaagaagaagaaattttgaaggaaGCGCAAGAACTTCATCTTGCATCTCTTGATTTGGCTAGGTACACTGTAAATGATAACAAATTGCAAGTGTAATAATTAAGGTGTTACTCACAAGATAACAATATTGGAATTAACCATGGTCTGCAAGTGTAATGGGGTTCTACCTCAGGAATAAAATAAGTTATTTCCTTTTATAAAGGGCTTCCTATAGCATTTTCTTGTTGGTTGacaatgatattattattaacagtaATAAAATTTACCTATGTCATAATGTTAATTTGTGCTGTTTCTTTCAGGAAATCATTTGGAGAAAATAATGTCCAAACAGCCAAACATTATGGTAATTTAGGCCGACTGTTTCAGTCAATGAGAAAATACAAGGTAATTCATAGAGcctcataataattattattatttaccaCAAGTACGTAGTTAGAATAGCATTAAATGAAGTTTTTGTGCCACCCAGGAAGCTGAGGATATGCACAAGAAAGCAAtagaaatcaaagaaagaatACTGGGGAGTGAGGTAGGATTTTCTCAGGGTCTATTCATTTTGTTAGGTCTTGAAGTAAAGAACTGTGTTGTCTGTGGTGAGCAATAATTGGTTATTTTGTTCTTGCTTGTTCctaaattgttttcttttaggaCTATGAAGTGGCACTATCACTAGGTCATCTTGCTTCACTCTATAATTATGATATGGAACAGTACGACAAGGCAGAACAGCTTTACCTTCGATCTATTGCAATAGGTATGTATACTGGGAAACACCCTGTTAGCATTTTTCCTTCATTGAGTAACCCACAAACCAAATTTCTTTAACAGATACAGAAAGACATGTCAAGTAAGCCACCATAACATATACCTTAACCGATTGCATGCAGTCATCACTAGGGATGGCATAAAGGAACCAATCAACACGTGAAGCCGTTCGGCCAGGAAATAATGCAACCAAATCACTTGAAGCATCAGCTCTGCTGATGaatttcaatttgttaaaacaataatgatCATTATCAGTTCCCAATACAGTTCAGTCCACTTAAACAGCAACTGCTGTGTGTTCTTCCTCAATTCCTTTTGTGGCACTTTTGTGATTTCTTCTTTGATTACAGGTAAGAAACTGTTTGGAGATGGTTACAGTGGTCTGGAATATGACTACAGAGGTTTAATAAATCTCTATGATTCACAAGGTATATTCTTAGGGTTCTTACTACTGTCAGAACTAGCCAGCTGGACTTGCCAGTCTGCAAATGCAATGCATCTGTTTTATCAAACCAAGGCTGCTTATAACCTTAAAGTAGTCACCCAGCCAGAGCAAGTTCAGTTTTTGTCAGAAGAAGATTTCAGTTTGGTGGAACATGATGCATTCTTAACCACTTACTAACCAAGTGCAAAGGGCCAGTACTCTCTAGTACAGCTTAAGCAATAAGCTCAGTCAGTTAGATGTTTATTACATTGCATGTGGTTTCTAATAGTAAATAATATTGTATTGCACTTTTGGTGGCTTGCACTTACAGGGCTTCTGCCATGATGTAATGACGCGAGCAACTCAGACAAAAGCAAGCTATACAATGAGtttggaaaacaaatttattgaaTGTGAAATCTTATGACGTTAGCTCAAAGAAAACTTAAGGATCTgacaaaagcaatttttgattgtgaaattttttgctgcttttaaatgcttaaaaattttgaatttgccgggTTTGCTTCAAGACAAATTCATGGCAAATGgaccatttccatggaaacagtCCATACCACAAAATCCTGCCTGAAAATGAACTAATCAGAGTGCATGACTTTGCCCAAGACTGgttttgccatataataagttTAACATTTCTGACCAGTGGTAAGGAACCTTAGATTGAAGAGactgacaataataattatttgttatttgtatATTTTCCTATAACAATTTAATCTGCAAGTTGTCATTGTAGTTATTTGAAATGGACATGTTTATTGTAATTTGTCATTCATTCTCCTCTTTAATCAAAGGTGATTTTGACCGCATGGAAACTTACCACCAAACTCTGATGGATTGGAAAGATCTGCGTGAAAGTGCAAACACAAAAGAGTCTGCACATGAAAAGACACCTGACCCTTGGCCAACGGGACAGTTCATCCAAAATTTTCTCAGTCAACCAgattaacaaaacaaaggctTATTTATTCAACTATTAGTAATTTTGATGATAGAGAATTAGCAATTGTTTGTATCCTGTCTTAGGAAACTTTGGAAAGTTTTGGTCAatcatcattttcattcactGAACCTGCAAGACCACCTGTAATTGGCTAGCGTGCACTTGTCTCTCTGAGGCTCACATTGGTTCCCTAGATTTTTTGCTTTGGTATGATTGGTAATAAAGAAAAGTTGCATTAAGTACTATAATAGTTTTTATCATTTGGGTACCAGAATATTAGAAGGAAGGGTAAAGCAAGATTCCTTCTTTTCTGCTTTAAAAAACACCTAAAATATTGGAAATGTTCATGGAACATTCAGGAAATGCGATCTCTCTTACTCAGATAAAGCCCTGCAGTTTATATGTTGTTTATGTTAGAATATTATACAGTATGCTTCATGAAATTTGATATTTGGCTGTTGGTAAGGTtgtctggaaaaaaaaaaataaaaccagcTTAACTGAAGTtaactaaaaatgaaaagctttTGCAGCATTGCTTTTTCAGGAACGATATTCAGAGatcaaaaagaatttttttgtaatataTGGGTTAAAATAGCTGCATTTAATTGGTCCAGAAGCAGTTTTTACTATGAgctaattttttaaattcattctAGCTGTTACATACTTCATGAACATTTTTCTtggttaaataaaataattattatgtatcACCCTCATcttgctgagtcagtggtagGGTGTAATTAGAAAAGGTTTATTTTGGTTAGCAACATTATtcacaaaaaggaaaatgaaacaggTCCACCACACCTTGGGAGGggaatttaatttattgttttcagaatgaaaacaaatgaacttatttttgttgtagATTATGTCTTGTCCAGTAAGTGGAAATGGGATAGTTAAAGAATATTAGTTACGGGACAAGGTATGTCTCAAAGGAATCTTGTAGCTAGGCTTCACCATTAACCTTTGCTTTATCGTTAATGAAATCTGTATGCAATAGGGGGGTATTTTATTTGTTAGAAAGCCACAATATTGTGAAATAGTACTTGTAAAATACatccaaaaaataaaatttagtcTACCAGAGATAACAatgttcattaattttgtttttagtatATTTTGTCCCCTAAATTCCTAGcaatacaatattattgtttaagAAGCACAAAATTTGTGGAAAATCTATTGTCTGACTGCATGACAGATTGTCTTGGGACTGAATGTGATGGGAGTGTGGTGGGAGATTCAGCTAAGTTGGTTGCTCTTCATGTTCTCAATCTTCTTATATTTTTATAGAGTTTTGTTTGGACACATTGTTGAAATCACTGTTTGATGGTTTAGCTTTTGATCCCATTTCACATTACTGCATTTTAAGAGGAATATGAATCAGATATCCAAAGAAGGTTTTGTATCTGGCATAGCCCAGTCCCCCTTACTAAGAATAATATTGAtactttattgtaaatttcCAAGAATGCATACTAAATTAGAATGTATTTACATAACATGAAATGGCAAAAGCATCTAAAACATTGTATGAGAAGGAGGTTCATGCATAGTCTTCATTGACCCTTCCATAACAAAATGATTTATGGATTTCCAGATCTTTCTGTGTGTTGTACATTTTGTCACAACTCGAACAAAGGAAGACATCCACTGGGGTGTACAGTGTTGATGCTGGGCTTGCATGTCCACCCCCTCCCTTTAGCATTGTCACATCCTCAGTGGGGACAGGAGAAGGCTGCCATTTTGTAATCTGAGATACTCTCTCAGAATTGCTTCCCAGGACGTTTGGTGCATATTTATCACTGGCTGCAAGCTTTGCACTCAATGCTACACTCTCTTGTTTATCTGTCAATCTTGAGCTCTTTGCACGTGTCTTAGCACACTGTGTACGAGGTTTTTCAGGTGGGCGGGGCTGCAATGCATGTGACACTGAAATGTCAGGCTGCAACCATTGCCTATCTCCTATTGCAGACACTGGCCACTTATCAGTGGAGGTATCTTCGAGAAAAGGCCTAAGAAAAATTAACGATTtcagaggaaaaaacaaaacattggcACCCAAAAGATCAGATTTCTAAGCAGAATGAGTGAATGGTATTACATAGATACAAAGAAGCATGCTAAAGAATGTCCAGCAGCAGAGCATGGAGAGCAAGAAGGAACACTTTCATGCTTTCATTTAGTTACATAAGACAAAAAGTTCATTAACTTCTTGAACCTTGCTCCTACGTGTCTCTGTCCTCTTTCCTCTTCATTATTTGccttccacagaacaactggcTCCTCTACCTATAGAGAAAACACAACCTCAATTACCAGGAATATATAAATGTAGTAACTTGTTGTTTGGCCATGATCAGTTCAGACCTGTaaatcattttattaaaatagttgaataattaataacaatatttttccACACCTTTTTCTTAGTTATGTTTTCATGGACATTCATCAGATACGCAATTGACTTTCTCAGCTTCTCGTTCTGTTCCTCTAGTGTTAAAATCCGGATGTTATTTGCCATAACTTGTCGTTCCATATCTTGAGCTACTTCTGCTTCTGATGGACTATCACCATTAAACGTAGCAGTATGATCTGGCTGAGAGGATTGTTTTGCATCTATTGAGGGAAACTCCACCACCAACTGAAGTTTCTCCTGGCTTTCCTTCAGTTGTGCTTCAAGTTGTCTGGTTTTGGTCTCAAATTCTTCTACTCCATGTAGTagttgctctttttctttttgcagttCTTCCAATAGTTTCTGTGCGAAAAGTGCAACAACAGTGGTTGAAACAACAattccaaaacaaaatgaatgacTTTGAGGGGAGGTATGGTGCTCTCAAAGCTCATTCCCTGGGTCTCTCAACCCGCTCTACggaaagggaagaagagagagcCTGGAAATGAGGTTGTGGTGCTCTGTGCTCTTCCCAGTGATCAGGCAAACCAAAAACTAATAACTAAGTGAAGTACCTCATGTTGAAAGTGCCCCCACCTGTTTGGATTCCAGTTCCATAGAAAGcttatttttttcagcttcCAAATCTTTGGTTACACCTTTCAGCTCATCTTTCTCTCCTTCTGCTTCAATGACATGTTCTCTTAACTGTTCACACTCTGTGTCCAGCTCATCCACTCTTTTAAGAAGTGCATCATGTTTGCTTTGTAATgcctgaaagaaaacaaataaatatttattatttactgACCTCtaatattttcctttaatCCTCCATTGTCACCATCGTCAGCTATCATTCCTTTCCTTCAATTTGGAATTCTTTAAGCCAATAACATTGGCTGCAAGGGTGGCTTACTGTAGCAAGAAAGTTCAAACAGAATTACACACATCAGGTTGTAAGTCTGTCTCATTACATCACACCACGGGCAGCACAAGCTAAGCACTATTGCTGATTCACTAGAGATTATAGAGCGAACTTTGAGTGATTGATTTTTTACCCTTTATAAtcgaaataaaattcaacaaaatactCGCTCTTCTTGTCTCTCTTGATAATCCTGTGAATGAGTTTCACCCAACTTACACAAGTGAAATTCATCAAAATTGCCTGAAACTTGTTCAGGGAATTATCAAGAGATAAGACACAGAGTATTTCGCTGAATATTCTTAAGACTTACGGCAAAAAATCAGTTGCTCAAAACTCACTATAATTGAAGGGCTGGATGCAAAAACCTAGTAAGTGACGAtttttggccgatttttatttttgctcaaaactagccaaaattttgcaaattgatTGGAAATAAACTTATCAGCATTGCcctggtattttttttatctgatttgAGCTCTTATTATAATCTCTAGTGAATCAGCACTAATGCTGAGCTTGGGCTTTTTGTGTTCACACAGCAATATTACAACTCCAATGTCTGAcaatatatttcttttcaccTAGCCCATAAAAGATTAGATTATGGTAGTAGACAGTAAGACGCATGTAAAGTGGCAATTTTTCCCTTACTGAATCCAAAAGCAGGTCACATTTGGCTATTTTTTTGTAAGGTGAAAGCCTAATATTCCACGTACTTATGTTTCTGTGAAGAGCATTTTACCTTCTTGTGTCTTTCcacgtttttatttcttgccTGTGTTTTGTCCAGCTCCAGTGCTGTATTCTTAAGCTTGGCTTGTACTTCATCTAGCACTACCTTTAGTTCTTGTACTTCAGATTCCACAAGTAAAAGCCTTGCAACTTCTTTAGATTCCTTGTCCAATTCATTCAACAATTTGGAGTTTTCGTCACCTACATAACAGGTGATACACCAGTATACAAATTTAGATTTATTACCTGAATTATTACTCAACAACAGAACTATAACCAACATGGCTCTTGCTATGGGTACTCTACACTGGCTGCCTGGCTCCACTTAGCCCCTATGGTAATTCCAGGCAGTCACGCAGTACTCTACTTTTTGCCTTtatattttcattgttgtaaattttattttcagcaagAGTGAGTACAAATTAAGATTGATTTATTCTACACAATAGAATGATCattgtttgtgtttcattgTGTTTGTCCTTTGTATTGTTTCCTAGTTTTTGCTCCATTTGCTTTACATCATCTGTGTTGTCTGGAATTTTCCTACTCAAAGTAAGAGTCATCATACTATTTTAACTCACCAAGAGTTTTCATGGACTccttatatttctttttcttttcttgcaaTTTCAGTACCATGTCCTGCAGAACctcttttccttttgcaaGATCACTGTTCATTTTCTCTGTGTCTGAAATAAGTTTGTCCTTTTCTGCAACAACCCTTCCAAGATTAACATTAaattcttcttcctttttctggGTGTTGCTATGTTCATTTGATACCTGTTTTTCCAAATCTTCAATTTGCTTCTCCAAATTAACACAAGTTTGTTTGGATTTCCTGAGCTTCTCTTCAAGAGGATTAATCTGTGCATACAGATTATCCAAATGATCATTTATTCTTCCCAGGTCCTGGTTTTGTTCTGCAGTCCATCTTGATACATCAGCAGCAGCCATAAGTGATCGCCGCAAAAGTTTCCTTTGCTTGGCCAGTGATGAAGGAAGTCCTTGTGATTCACAAACTTTAATAACCATGGTACCAACTTCAACGAGGTTTTGTTGAGTTCGTGCACAAGCCTCGCATGGTATAAATGCTGTCTCATATGTTTGTGTTGAACAATCCTGCAATGTCTTAGCATTAACAACATCTTCCATAGCTAATGATAGATCTTGAGAAGGAGTTGGACTTTCCAGGGACAACTCTTCTGAAGGTGAAAGAATAAACTTGACAGACGTTTTACTGGCACTTTGGCCCTGAATCTTGCCTTTGACAACTGATGAATTTTTATTAAGAGCTTCTTTAAACAATTTAACCTCATCTCTTAGATCTGTGATAGTGCCTTCCATCTTGGacattgttttgttcttgGTTTTTCTCTGAGAAAAGTCAATGGTTCATagtcatttcaaataatttactGCACATTCCTGTTTGATTACAACAGGTATACTGGTGTGGTATAAATAGAGGAGAAGGGAACAGGGTTGAAATGGTGGTGAGAGCATTTTGCCTACCACCAGTTTGATCCTGGACTTGACAGTCCATATATGGGTTAAGAGAGGTTCTTCTGCATGTGGTCCAATTTTTTGCTTCCttgatttcattattttgattttggaggctacaaattaaacaattattattattaccataaATAAGAGCATTTGAGCTCTGCTAAATAACTCTTGTAAAacgtaaaataaataaaatttattacgGTCTATGGTTCTGAGAGCAAAGAAAATAACCAAGGGCACCTAACATCAGTCAGGATCAGCCAGTCCACTAAATGTAATATGTTGGTTCTGTTGAATTGAAAGACCTGCTTTTGACTGAACTAGCCATGACTTTCCAGCACAGGGTCAccttgcaataattattggctgTAAGCAGTTCCCCAGAAATGACACATTACTTTTGTTGACTGGCTGGTCATTTTTTGGCCTATTGTCTGCTGTTTGTTACTGACTGTTTGCCAGCAGTTTAGTGACAATCCACTGGAGGAGCTATTGTTCACTTTTTCCccactaataattattacttagctcagttgaaaaacaaacgtTAAAATTTTGGACTCTCACCTCAAACTGCAGCTGCTGAGTTGTCTGTTGAACATGAACTAGTTTATTCCAGAACTTTTTAGCTACCAGTCCAACAGACATTGACGACCCAAGAATCTTCCCACTGGCAGGCCTACCATCACATGACATCAACAGCTGGTCGCAGTATTGGGCCATACCTTGCAGCAATAGTACAAGTCTGGACAACGAATTCAACACCTTATagttaataatttataatattatgTTTCATTATTGTAACAACACAACATTTGTCATGCACAGTTCATCATGAAGTGAACTTATATTTGAGGATTTCAATGTCAACATGAATGATACTTTATTTCTCTCAAGCATCTGGAATAAAAATCATTAGTAAAAttcaactagtggtctattatcaatgccgcattctgattggttgagctactactaggctatatgttatagcccactagtagcaaaaagcgcccgccatgatttgtaatgttttggcggaaaaaaagtattaaagtctagctttaactagcgaaagatgttttgtctcgatatatttttgaccaactagttggattttactaaaacaataattattggcctTCGGCCActtgggctattgactcagagcccatttgggttcgaggaataattgttaaatattcataataattattaattttagtaataataattattaattttattgaggGGTTATAGACTGGACAGAAAAAAGGTGTTCTGAAGGTTTATTCTACAGTTATGATGTGTACATTCTTGGAAAATGTCAATTACCTGTCAATAAGAAGTTCAAAAAGAATGATATGTGACAGTTTACAGTGATCATCATCATTAGAATAAGAATATCTTTCCAGTAATTCTCCAATGTCCAGTTCAGATGATATCTTGTCAGGATATTTCCATGAAGGTCTCCTAACTGATCCAGCTCTGGATAACAAGTCCATGATAGTTGTTTGTATATCAGTGACGTCCTGCTTCAGGCTTTCCAGGCACGCTTGACTGCCAAGAAGATGAGCCATTGTTATGGTTTACTCCCAAGCTTTCCTCTTCTGAGTTAAGAAGTGTTTCTCAGATTAACTAGCTTCTCATACCAAGAAAGAACGCGATTGAATGTTATTTCAACCTCAAATCTTATCTGGATGCTCAATTCTGGATCTCCACATTTAATCAAAGACGGCGAACTTAGGAATGCCACAAAttggaaaaagttttaaaagtcAAGATATTTTCAagcctttttttcatttcttgcatAAAAGAAGAATTCCAGAGAAACAAAAGATGACAGATAGATTTACTTCACTCAGTCATTTTCTGAATTAAAAAGCATCAAAATATAATTCTTTGGTACCTATTGTAGCGCGCCATGTTTGCTTTGGTAACAGTGCTTACCATGATGCAATGCAATCGTTCTTATGTTACTGTTTTCCTCCCTTCAAGATGGCAGGACGTGCACGATTTTGTGTTTGCCAATGTTTTTTCAGTCGTAATATTTTTCTCAAGAGCTATGAATGCCATGTTgtatttgaaaat contains:
- the LOC141895202 gene encoding amyloid protein-binding protein 2-like, producing MGRCRCQQDVNMANCRVENLYKLAASTTAQNCDLYKCEFRSLPNTVQCDIYRQLYETGKTEVLVAELSELDVVSKVLRAGDTRIKLLTVFQGLREEGFNLSSLLAAEFLKRCHKISLGGGSPGRLIIQRILKTGMSLGGFLSEGGWYEDAEDVLTNSYKFCNTREPEDCKIATKFLTRLLHVRTANCKFDAAKDTFQEAVDIASKLDSKNQEICLAVLYGEKCGLLFSLSDYGEGYVFSVKALRKIGPGLPMKAVVDILRNASKACVVKRKFKKAELLIKQAMFLAKKHFGCDHPKYADTLIDYGYYLLNVDAIHLSVKVYKEAFRTRLCVFGYNNLHVATAHEDLGYALYVHEYSTGNFDEARYHAERAISIITNLFPDDHLLLASSKRVKALILEEIAIDNPIRQKEEEILKEAQELHLASLDLARKSFGENNVQTAKHYGNLGRLFQSMRKYKEAEDMHKKAIEIKERILGSEDYEVALSLGHLASLYNYDMEQYDKAEQLYLRSIAIGKKLFGDGYSGLEYDYRGLINLYDSQGDFDRMETYHQTLMDWKDLRESANTKESAHEKTPDPWPTGQFIQNFLSQPD
- the LOC141895199 gene encoding uncharacterized protein LOC141895199 isoform X1: MAHLLGSQACLESLKQDVTDIQTTIMDLLSRAGSVRRPSWKYPDKISSELDIGELLERYSYSNDDDHCKLSHIILFELLIDRLVLLLQGMAQYCDQLLMSCDGRPASGKILGSSMSVGLVAKKFWNKLVHVQQTTQQLQFERKTKNKTMSKMEGTITDLRDEVKLFKEALNKNSSVVKGKIQGQSASKTSVKFILSPSEELSLESPTPSQDLSLAMEDVVNAKTLQDCSTQTYETAFIPCEACARTQQNLVEVGTMVIKVCESQGLPSSLAKQRKLLRRSLMAAADVSRWTAEQNQDLGRINDHLDNLYAQINPLEEKLRKSKQTCVNLEKQIEDLEKQVSNEHSNTQKKEEEFNVNLGRVVAEKDKLISDTEKMNSDLAKGKEVLQDMVLKLQEKKKKYKESMKTLGDENSKLLNELDKESKEVARLLLVESEVQELKVVLDEVQAKLKNTALELDKTQARNKNVERHKKALQSKHDALLKRVDELDTECEQLREHVIEAEGEKDELKGVTKDLEAEKNKLSMELESKQKLLEELQKEKEQLLHGVEEFETKTRQLEAQLKESQEKLQLVVEFPSIDAKQSSQPDHTATFNGDSPSEAEVAQDMERQVMANNIRILTLEEQNEKLRKSIAYLMNVHENITKKKVEEPVVLWKANNEEERGQRHVGARFKKPFLEDTSTDKWPVSAIGDRQWLQPDISVSHALQPRPPEKPRTQCAKTRAKSSRLTDKQESVALSAKLAASDKYAPNVLGSNSERVSQITKWQPSPVPTEDVTMLKGGGGHASPASTLYTPVDVFLCSSCDKMYNTQKDLEIHKSFCYGRVNEDYA
- the LOC141895199 gene encoding uncharacterized protein LOC141895199 isoform X2, whose product is MAHLLGSQACLESLKQDVTDIQTTIMDLLSRAGSVRRPSWKYPDKISSELDIGELLERYSYSNDDDHCKLSHIILFELLIDRLVLLLQGMAQYCDQLLMSCDGRPASGKILGSSMSVGLVAKKFWNKLVHVQQTTQQLQFERKTKNKTMSKMEGTITDLRDEVKLFKEALNKNSSVVKGKIQGQSASKTSVKFILSPSEELSLESPTPSQDLSLAMEDVVNAKTLQDCSTQTYETAFIPCEACARTQQNLVEVGTMVIKVCESQGLPSSLAKQRKLLRRSLMAAADVSRWTAEQNQDLGRINDHLDNLYAQINPLEEKLRKSKQTCVNLEKQIEDLEKQVSNEHSNTQKKEEEFNVNLGRVVAEKDKLISDTEKMNSDLAKGKEVLQDMVLKLQEKKKKYKESMKTLGDENSKLLNELDKESKEVARLLLVESEVQELKVVLDEVQAKLKNTALELDKTQARNKNVERHKKALQSKHDALLKRVDELDTECEQLREHVIEAEGEKDELKGVTKDLEAEKNKLSMELESKQKLLEELQKEKEQLLHGVEEFETKTRQLEAQLKESQEKLQLVVEFPSIDAKQSSQPDHTATFNGDSPSEAEVAQDMERQVMANNIRILTLEEQNEKLRKSIAYLMNVHENITKKKVEEPVVLWKANNEEERGQRHVGARPFLEDTSTDKWPVSAIGDRQWLQPDISVSHALQPRPPEKPRTQCAKTRAKSSRLTDKQESVALSAKLAASDKYAPNVLGSNSERVSQITKWQPSPVPTEDVTMLKGGGGHASPASTLYTPVDVFLCSSCDKMYNTQKDLEIHKSFCYGRVNEDYA